The sequence below is a genomic window from Draconibacterium halophilum.
GCCAAACGCAAAGGAACCATCAGCGGCGAAGACTATAAAATGCTGGTAAAAGAGCTGGCTGAAGTTCCCGAAAAAGGGCGTGCCATTCTGGCAGACGGTGAAAAAATCAAAAATATTGCAGAAAAATATCAGAAAGCGGTAAATGCGCTTTACCTCGGGCGCGGATATCTGTTTCCTGTGGCGCTCGAAGGGGCTTTAAAACTAAAAGAAATCTCATACATACATGCCGAAGGATATGCCGCTGGCGAAATGAAACACGGGCCAATTGCGCTGGTGGATAATAATTTGCCGGTAGTTGTAGTTGCTCCTCAGGATGATTATTACGAAAAAGTAGTGAGCAATATTCAGGAAGTAAAAGCACGAAAAGGGAATGTTATTGCCATTGTAACTGAAGGAGACAAGGGGGTAAAAGAATTGGTAAACGATAGTATTGAAATTCCAAAATCGCATCCCGCTGTGGCGCCATTGCTGGCGGTTATTCCTTTGCAGTTAATGGCCTATCATATTGCGTTGTTAAAGGGTTGTAATGTTGATCAGCCGCGTAATTTGGCGAAATCGGTAACCGTGGAGTAATACGTAAAGACGTTCGGATCGGGTATCTCCTCCGAAACAGAATGCAGTATTTCGTCCGGTTAACGATGTTACAGGTTCGATGGTCGATAAAATTAGATGCATTAAATCATTTGCGTAACTTTACTAGGAGATTATTTAATGACTTTAAAACCTGTTTGTAGATGAACGGCAAAATAGCAATACCCAAAAAGTTCTATTTTATCTTGTTTGCTTCGGTTATTGCTATTTGCCTTTTCTCGTTTACCATCGGCCGCGAACTTTATGCCGATAAAACCGAAAGCATCTTTTCATTTGGAGTCATTCATTTTTCGGGCTACTTATTCTTTTTATTAATGCCGGTTGAGTTGGCATTTATCTATTATTTGCCTTATTACTCCGGATTTGATTTAATTGCAACGGCTTTGGTAACCGCAATTACAGCACAGTGTATTGATTATATTATTGGTCAGCTTCTGCGGCCCAAAAGAATTATTGAATTAATGGGACAAAAGAGGATCATAAAGGCCGAGCGTAAAATTCAGAGATACGGTTTGCTCACCATTTTTATATTTAACCTATTTCCGCTTTCGTCGCCGGTAATTGCATTGGCTGCCGGTATGTTACGCTATAATTTTCGACGATTTCTTGTGGCAAGCATGTTGGGGCTTTTTCTAAAATACATGTTAATCTTTTTGTGTTTTTCATAATTCTCGACTCAAATAACCCGATGTTCGATTACGTTTCAAAGAATTTGTCAAATTATGAGTAATGGAACAAGAAAGGATTTTGTGCTTATAAATTTAATGTAACTTTGCCGCCGGATTTTTAAAAACAAAAAATTATGAAAGCATTTGTATTTCCCGGTCAGGGAGCTCAATTCCCGGGAATGGGAAAGGATTTATATGAAAATTCTGCTGAAGCAAAGGCATTATTCGAAAAAGCAAATGATATTTTAGGTTTCAATATTACTGCTATTATGTTTGAAGGTGAAGTTGAAGACCTGAAACAGACAAAAGTAACCCAACCAGCTATATTTTTGCACTCGGTATTGTTGGCAAAAACCTTAAAGGATTTTGCTCCTGATATGGTTGCCGGTCACTCGCTGGGAGAATTCTCGGCACTGGTTGCCAACGGAACACTGAACTTTGAAGACGGGTTGAAGCTGGTTGCTCAGCGTGCAATGGCTATGCAAAAAGCCTGCGAGGTTGAGCCATCTACAATGGCAGCAATTGTTGGTTTAGAAGATGCAGTTGTTGAAGCGGTTTGTGCCGAAATCGATGATGTTGTTGTTCCTGCAAACTACAATTGCCCGGGGCAATTGGTAATTTCCGGTTCTGAAGCCGGGATTGACAAGGCTTGTGAGTTGTTAACAGAAAAAGGGGCAAAACGTGCACTGAAACTGGTTGTTGGTGGAGCTTTCCACTCGCCGTTTATGGAGCCTGCCCGCGAAGAGCTGGCTGCTGCCATTGAAGCCACAACATTTAATCAGCCAACTTGCCCGGTTTACCAAAATGTTGATGCAAAACCGGTAACTGATCCTGCTGAGATCAAGGAAAACCTGATTGCGCAGCTAACTGCTCCTGTTAAATGGACGCAGATCGTAGAAAATATGATTGCCGACGGTGCTACTTCCTTCACCGAAGTTGGTCCGGGGAAAGTACTACAGGGACTGGTTAAAAAAGTTGACCGTAAAATGGAAACGGCTGGTGTGAATAGTTTCGAGGGATAGTAGATATTTGTCTATCTGAAGGTTACCCAAATAAGGATCCGATCCGTTTATATTTAAAATAATACGGATCGGATCCTTTGTTTTTGCAAGTTTGGTTAATCCATATGTTTTTGCAGCATCCGGTAGATGGTCGATTTCCCGATACCTAATTTCGATGCTACCAGGCGTACATTTTGATTGTATTTATTCAAAAAGAATTTTACAATCTCGTTGTTGTATTCCTCCAATGTTTTTTCCTGCGAAAGTAGGTTTTGTACGCTTTCGTCAACGTTCATGTTTAAATGACTTGGTTTTATCATGTCGCGGCTGCACATTACACAAGCCAGTTCCATAATTGCTTTCAGCTCGCGAATATTTCCCGGATAATGATAGTTAGATAACATTTGTTTCGCTTCCGACGTAAGGGTTTTTTGTTCCATGTCATTTTCCAGGCAAAACTCATCAACAAAAAACTTGGCCAATAAAATTTTGTCGTTGCCACGTTGGCGCAAGGGAGGAATTTCAATAGGTAAACCCAGTAAACGGTAGTAGAGGTCTTGCCTAAATTGATCGTCGCCCGATAAGGTAGCCAGATTTTTATGCGTGGCAGTTATAATTCTTACGTCAAGTGGGATAACATCGTGTCCTCCCAGTCGTACCAATTCTCTCTCTTGCAAAACACGCAGAAGTTTAGCCTGCAGGTTGATGTTCAGATCGGCAATTTCATCCAGAAAAAGTGTTCCGCCGTTTGCTGCTTCAAACTTTCCGATCTTTTGAAAATCGGCACCTGTAAAAGCTCCTTTTTCGTGCCCAAACAATTCGCTTTCAATCAGTCCATCAGGAATGGCAGACACGTTTACCGCGACAAATGGTTTAGCGCTTCGTTTCGAATTATAATGAATTCCTTTTGCTACTAATTCCTTACCGGTTCCTGTTTCTCCTGAAATGGAGACAGAAATATTGGTTTGTGTTGCCTTGTTCATTAATTCAAAAACATGCTCAATCTCGCGACTGTTCCCTTTTATCAGGTTTTTGAAGTTGTACTTTTCCGCAACAGCTTCTTTTAAGTTGGTGTTCTCGGTTTGAAGTTGATCTGTTCTGTATATATTTCTAATTATGTTGCTCAGCTTTTCCCTTGTATCGGGAGCCTTCATAATGTAATCGTAAGCACCATTTTTCATCAGCTCAATTGCTGTAGAAATATCGTCTTGTGCTGAGATTACGATCACATGCGTATCCGGTATCTTCTCCTGAATTTTGGCTAATACCTCTTTCCCTGTCATATCGGGAAGGGTGTAGTCGAGTGTTACCACATCGGGCTTTTCGTTCATTGCATGAATAAAATCTGTTCCGTTGTGAAACACTTTTACCTGCAACTGATCATCTAAAAGCTGTTTCTTTAATACACGCGCATAAAGTACATTGTCTTCAACGATGTATACTTTGTAGTTGTTTTTGAGTTTTTGGTTGGCCATTGTTTTTATTTAGAGTTTTTAAAAATAGTGAAATGTGAGAATTAATCAAATAAAATGTCCAAATATTGGAAAATATAAAGTGAGGATTCCCATTGTTAAATTATTTGTCTCTTTTTTCTGTGTTTTAGCAGGAATCTGTAAATCTTGGTTGTTGCATTTTTCATGATCTAGAAAGTCTGTTACAATCCATTTTAGGTGTTCTAGCAAGTTGCATTTTTAGACAATAATACTTCCCAATATGAAACTTCGTCTTCTGGAGGTAAAGCTGTTTCGGGGCTGAATGTTGATTTAAAAACAGAGAGGTAAAAAGAGTTGTATTAAATTGTTCGATAAATTAAACGAACGATGACAGGTAATTCTAAAATGTATTGTTAAATTTAAACAAACGAAATTCAAATTAGAAAAGAATGAATTATTCCGCATTTCATAAACTAAGTTATGGCTTGTATTTAATAGCTACCGAATTGAACGGCGAAAAAGCCGGGTACATTGCAAACACGGCTTTTCAGATTACTGCCGAGCCATCAAAAATTGCTATAAGTTGTAACAAAGATAACTACTCAGCCCAAAAAATTATTGATAGTAAAAAATTCTCTATTTCTGTTCTGAAGAAAGAAGTTGATACTTCGTTGATCGGGAAATTCGGATTTATGTCGGGGGCTGATATTGATAAGTTTCAGGGAGTGAAAACCACAGTGGCAAAAACCGGAGCCCCGATTGTTGTTGATTCAGCAGTTGCTTGGTTCGATTGCGAAGTGATTGATTATACCGATATTGGCT
It includes:
- a CDS encoding DedA family protein; this translates as MNGKIAIPKKFYFILFASVIAICLFSFTIGRELYADKTESIFSFGVIHFSGYLFFLLMPVELAFIYYLPYYSGFDLIATALVTAITAQCIDYIIGQLLRPKRIIELMGQKRIIKAERKIQRYGLLTIFIFNLFPLSSPVIALAAGMLRYNFRRFLVASMLGLFLKYMLIFLCFS
- a CDS encoding flavin reductase, with the translated sequence MNYSAFHKLSYGLYLIATELNGEKAGYIANTAFQITAEPSKIAISCNKDNYSAQKIIDSKKFSISVLKKEVDTSLIGKFGFMSGADIDKFQGVKTTVAKTGAPIVVDSAVAWFDCEVIDYTDIGSHYLITAEVVDGDKLSDEEPLTYAYYHAKYKMRSPKNSPTYIDKDKLEDEPEPVEYEEVSEEPEEKTKSEDGIYSCNICGFQYNPEEGDPALGIPPGTPFEDLPEDWKCPICNASKDDFTKV
- a CDS encoding sigma-54-dependent transcriptional regulator, whose translation is MANQKLKNNYKVYIVEDNVLYARVLKKQLLDDQLQVKVFHNGTDFIHAMNEKPDVVTLDYTLPDMTGKEVLAKIQEKIPDTHVIVISAQDDISTAIELMKNGAYDYIMKAPDTREKLSNIIRNIYRTDQLQTENTNLKEAVAEKYNFKNLIKGNSREIEHVFELMNKATQTNISVSISGETGTGKELVAKGIHYNSKRSAKPFVAVNVSAIPDGLIESELFGHEKGAFTGADFQKIGKFEAANGGTLFLDEIADLNINLQAKLLRVLQERELVRLGGHDVIPLDVRIITATHKNLATLSGDDQFRQDLYYRLLGLPIEIPPLRQRGNDKILLAKFFVDEFCLENDMEQKTLTSEAKQMLSNYHYPGNIRELKAIMELACVMCSRDMIKPSHLNMNVDESVQNLLSQEKTLEEYNNEIVKFFLNKYNQNVRLVASKLGIGKSTIYRMLQKHMD
- the fabD gene encoding ACP S-malonyltransferase codes for the protein MKAFVFPGQGAQFPGMGKDLYENSAEAKALFEKANDILGFNITAIMFEGEVEDLKQTKVTQPAIFLHSVLLAKTLKDFAPDMVAGHSLGEFSALVANGTLNFEDGLKLVAQRAMAMQKACEVEPSTMAAIVGLEDAVVEAVCAEIDDVVVPANYNCPGQLVISGSEAGIDKACELLTEKGAKRALKLVVGGAFHSPFMEPAREELAAAIEATTFNQPTCPVYQNVDAKPVTDPAEIKENLIAQLTAPVKWTQIVENMIADGATSFTEVGPGKVLQGLVKKVDRKMETAGVNSFEG